One Stegostoma tigrinum isolate sSteTig4 unplaced genomic scaffold, sSteTig4.hap1 scaffold_522, whole genome shotgun sequence DNA window includes the following coding sequences:
- the ssr4 gene encoding translocon-associated protein subunit delta, producing the protein MAARGRGRQPLAVGAFLVMAMACLSAADTCTEPTIVPSYYTTSDAVISSETVFIVEISLTCKNGAQNVALYADVNGKQFPVTRGQDVGRYQVSWSSEHKAAGSGTYQVKFFDEESYSALRKAQRSNGNPATIAPLFTVTVDHRGAWSGPWVATEVVAAVIGLLVYYLAFSAKSAIQA; encoded by the exons ATGGCGGCGAGAGGCAGAGGAAGGCAGCCGCTGGCGGTGGGAGCCTTCCTGGTGATGGCGATGGCGTGTTTGTCGGCAG CGGATACATGCACTGAACCAACAATTGTTCCTTCATATTACACCACCTCGGACGCTGTTATCTCCTCCGAGACCGTCTTCATTGTGGAAATCTCCTTGACCTGCAAAAATGGAGCTCAG AATGTCGCCCTGTATGCGGATGTCAATGGCAAGCAGTTCCCTGTCACCCGAGGACAAGATGTCGGCCGCTACCAG GTATCCTGGAGCAGTGAGCACAAGGCTGCCGGCTCGGGCACATACCAGGTCAAATTCTTCGACGAGGAATCCTACAGCGCCCTGAGAAAG GCCCAGCGTAGCAATGGGAACCCAGCAACCATCGCGCCGCTGTTTACCGTCACTGTGGATCACCGG gGTGCCTGGAGCGGACCTTGGGTTGCGACAGAAGTGGTTGCCGCAGTGATCGGATTACTGGTCTACTATCTGGCTTTCAGCGCAAAGAGCGCCATCCAGGCGTGA